In Pseudomonas sp. Leaf58, one DNA window encodes the following:
- a CDS encoding glutathione S-transferase family protein, with amino-acid sequence MPDYKLHCFAESGNAYKAALMLELTGQDWQPVFVDFFNGQTREQAWRDEVNEQGEVPVLEHAGKSFTQSALILEYLAEKTGQFGPRNEDEKREIWRWMLFDNHKFTSYYAALRFLFCLKKTGDTDVTRFLRERATAAYRIVDAHLAKTPFMVGGRLTIADLSLAGYVFMPEDTGIPLAEFTHIEAWKARIQALPGWKHPYELMPRTAS; translated from the coding sequence ATGCCCGACTACAAGCTGCATTGCTTCGCCGAATCCGGTAACGCCTACAAGGCCGCACTCATGCTTGAACTCACAGGCCAGGACTGGCAGCCGGTATTTGTCGATTTCTTCAACGGCCAGACCCGAGAGCAAGCCTGGCGCGACGAAGTGAACGAGCAGGGTGAGGTGCCGGTGCTGGAGCACGCAGGCAAATCCTTTACCCAGTCTGCGCTGATCCTTGAATACCTGGCGGAAAAAACCGGCCAATTCGGCCCCCGCAACGAGGACGAAAAACGCGAGATCTGGCGCTGGATGCTGTTCGACAACCACAAGTTCACCAGCTATTACGCGGCGCTGCGTTTCCTGTTCTGCCTGAAGAAGACTGGGGACACGGACGTGACCCGGTTCCTGCGTGAGCGGGCCACGGCGGCCTACCGCATTGTCGACGCGCATTTGGCAAAGACCCCGTTCATGGTCGGCGGGCGCCTGACCATCGCCGACCTGTCGCTGGCGGGGTATGTGTTCATGCCGGAGGACACCGGTATCCCGTTGGCGGAGTTCACCCACATCGAGGCGTGGAAGGCCCGAATTCAGGCGCTGCCGGGCTGGAAGCACCCGTATGAGCTGATGCCCCGCACGGCGTCCTGA
- the mrdA gene encoding penicillin-binding protein 2, translating into MPQPIPLKDHEKEKHLVNRRLLACAALVFSLCAVLVGRLYVLQVLQHDQQSAVSENNRVHVLPIAPERGLIYDRNGVVLADNKPSFDLTMTRERAGGDTAKVLDTLAQVLGLGEDDRKQFDKDLRRGRKPFEPVTLMVGLSEEQIALVAVNQFRLPGLEVEPQFIREYPLAEHFAHSVGYVGRINEKEAKRLDSTEYRGTQSIGKTGIEHFYESQLHGHVGYEEVETNAQGRVMRVLNHKAPTPGQDIVLTLDAHLQMAAEKALGERRGSVVVLDPANGDVLAMVSNPSFDPNLFVKGISFKQYAALRDSIDRPLFNRVLRGLYAPGSTVKPEVAIAGLDSGVITPGSRVFDPGYYELPNYEHKYRNWNRSGDGWVDMYTAIMRSNDTYFYDLAHKLGIDRLHDYMAEFGLGQKVSLDMFEEASGLMPSAEWKRATRRQAWFPGETLILGIGQGYMQVTPLQLAQATSLLASKGVWHRPHLAMTVGGDAPVDPNPMPNIVLHDKHAWDQVSQGMQMVMHDPRGIARAAAAGAQYRIAGKSGTAQVVAIKQGERYNRNKTLERHRDNALFVGFAPADHPSVVVAVMIENGEAGGRVAGPVVREVMDAYLLDEQGHLKPEYAGGASVRGVPHT; encoded by the coding sequence ATGCCGCAACCCATCCCCCTCAAGGACCACGAAAAGGAAAAGCACCTGGTCAACCGCCGGCTTCTGGCCTGCGCCGCCCTGGTGTTCAGCCTGTGTGCCGTGCTGGTGGGGCGGCTGTATGTGCTGCAGGTGCTGCAGCACGACCAGCAGTCCGCCGTGTCGGAAAACAACCGCGTGCACGTACTGCCCATCGCCCCCGAGCGCGGGCTGATCTACGACCGCAACGGCGTGGTGCTGGCCGACAACAAACCCAGCTTCGACCTGACCATGACCCGCGAACGGGCTGGCGGCGACACCGCCAAGGTGCTCGACACACTGGCGCAGGTGCTGGGCCTGGGCGAAGACGACCGCAAGCAGTTCGACAAGGATTTGCGCCGTGGCCGCAAGCCGTTCGAGCCGGTAACCCTGATGGTCGGCCTGAGCGAAGAGCAGATCGCCCTGGTGGCGGTTAACCAGTTCCGCCTGCCGGGCCTGGAGGTGGAGCCGCAGTTCATCCGCGAGTACCCGCTGGCTGAGCATTTCGCCCATTCGGTGGGTTATGTGGGGCGCATCAACGAGAAAGAGGCCAAGCGCCTCGACAGCACCGAGTACCGGGGCACCCAGTCGATCGGCAAGACTGGCATCGAGCACTTCTACGAAAGCCAATTGCACGGCCACGTAGGCTACGAGGAAGTCGAGACCAATGCCCAGGGCCGGGTAATGCGTGTGCTCAACCACAAGGCCCCGACCCCGGGCCAGGACATCGTGCTGACCCTGGACGCCCACTTGCAAATGGCCGCGGAAAAGGCTCTGGGCGAGCGCCGGGGCTCGGTGGTAGTGCTCGACCCGGCCAATGGCGATGTACTGGCGATGGTCAGTAACCCGAGCTTCGACCCCAACCTGTTCGTCAAGGGCATCAGTTTCAAGCAGTACGCCGCCCTGCGCGACTCCATCGACCGCCCGCTGTTCAACCGTGTGTTGCGCGGCTTGTACGCGCCCGGCTCGACGGTAAAGCCGGAAGTGGCCATCGCCGGCCTCGACAGCGGCGTGATCACCCCAGGCAGCCGGGTGTTCGACCCGGGCTACTACGAGCTGCCCAACTATGAACACAAGTACCGCAACTGGAACCGCAGCGGCGATGGCTGGGTGGACATGTACACCGCCATCATGCGTTCCAACGACACCTACTTCTACGACCTGGCGCACAAGCTGGGCATCGACCGCCTGCATGACTACATGGCCGAGTTCGGCCTGGGCCAGAAGGTGTCGCTGGACATGTTCGAGGAAGCGTCCGGGCTGATGCCGTCAGCCGAATGGAAGCGCGCCACCCGGCGCCAGGCTTGGTTCCCGGGTGAGACGCTGATCCTGGGTATCGGCCAGGGCTACATGCAGGTCACCCCGTTGCAGCTGGCCCAGGCCACCAGCCTGCTGGCGAGCAAAGGTGTGTGGCACCGCCCGCACCTGGCCATGACCGTGGGTGGCGATGCGCCGGTCGACCCCAACCCGATGCCCAACATCGTGCTGCACGACAAGCACGCCTGGGACCAGGTTAGCCAGGGCATGCAGATGGTCATGCACGACCCGCGGGGTATCGCCCGCGCTGCCGCCGCCGGTGCGCAGTACCGAATTGCCGGCAAAAGCGGCACGGCGCAGGTGGTGGCGATCAAACAGGGCGAGCGCTACAACCGCAACAAGACCCTGGAACGGCACCGCGACAACGCCTTGTTCGTCGGCTTTGCCCCGGCCGACCACCCGAGCGTGGTAGTGGCGGTGATGATCGAGAACGGTGAGGCAGGTGGCCGGGTAGCAGGGCCGGTGGTGCGGGAGGTGATGGATGCCTATCTGCTGGATGAACAGGGGCATCTGAAGCCGGAGTATGCCGGTGGGGCAAGTGTTCGGGGGGTGCCGCACACTTGA